One genomic segment of Hemiscyllium ocellatum isolate sHemOce1 chromosome 49, sHemOce1.pat.X.cur, whole genome shotgun sequence includes these proteins:
- the LOC132837362 gene encoding late histone H2B.L4-like translates to MADEKKAQAVPKKGAKKMVKKPAAKGVKQRRRRRKETYSIYIYKVMKQVHPDTGISSKAMSIMNSFVKDIFERIAGEASRLAQYNKRRTISSREIQTAVRLLLPGELAKHAVSEGTKAVTKYTSSK, encoded by the coding sequence ATGGCGGATGAGAAGAAAGCACAGGCAGTCCCCAAAAAGGGCGCTAAGAAAATGGTCAAGAAGCCGGCAGCGAAGGGCGTCAAGCAGAGGAGGCGGCGGAGGAAAGAAACTTACTCCATCTACATCTACAAAGTGATGAAGCAGGTTCACcccgacaccggcatctcctccAAGGCCATGAGCATCATGAACTCGTTCGTCAAAGATATTTTCGAGCGGATCGCGGGGGAAGCTTCCCGCCTGGCCCAGTACAACAAGCGCAGAACCATCAGCTCCCGGGAGATCCAGACCGCCGTGCGGCTGCTGCTGCCCGGGGAGCTGGCCAAGCACGCCGTGTCGGAGGGCACAAAGGCGGTGACCAAGTACACCAGCTCCAAGTGA
- the LOC132837359 gene encoding histone H2A-beta, sperm-like — translation MSGRGKGSGGKARNKARSRSSRAGLQFPVGRVHRLLRKGNYAERVGAGAPVYLAAVLEYLAAEVLELAGNAARDNKKTRIIPRHLQLAVRNDEELNKLLGGVTIAQGGVLPNIQAVLLPKKSAAAGAAKK, via the coding sequence ATGTCTGGAAGAGGAAAGGGCAGTGGGGGCAAAGCTCGCAATAAGGCCAGGTCTCGGTCATCCCGGGCTGGCCTGCAGTTCCCGGTGGGCCGTGTTCACAGGCTCCTGAGAAAGGGCAACTATGCTGAGCGGGTGGGGGCCGGAGCGCCGGTCTATCTGGCTGCGGTGCTGGAGTATCTGGCGGCTGAAGTGCTCGAGTTGGCCGGGAACGCGGCCCGGGACAACAAGAAGACCCGCATCATCCCCAGGCACCTGCAGCTGGCCGTGCGCAACGACGAGGAGCTCAACAAGCTGCTGGGAGGGGTGACCATCGCTCAGGGCGGGGTGCTGCCTAATATCCAGGCCGTGCTGCTGCCCAAGAAATCCGCCGCTGCTGGGGCCGCGAAAAAGTGA